A genome region from Rhipicephalus sanguineus isolate Rsan-2018 unplaced genomic scaffold, BIME_Rsan_1.4 Seq315, whole genome shotgun sequence includes the following:
- the LOC119377009 gene encoding tetraspanin-5 → MQPDLVKYYRHSVDWDDMVDHMQNSFQCCGIGPLAYQDWDRNSRYRCTPSNPSHERCSVPSRAAESRAPERAVQELGRSEAADTRRQLPGQRPQLGAPHVVVVGGVALLASIGLLLAVATTREYMNGLRRPKQAPDASCQRLPYYQ, encoded by the exons aTGCAGCCGGACTTGGTGAAGTACTACCGGCACAGCGTCGACTGGGACGACATGGTCGACCACATGCAGAACAGCTTCCAGTGCTGTGGCATCGGACCCCTCGCGTACCAGGACTGGGACCGGAACAGCCGTTACCGATGCACACCCAGCAACCCCAGCCACGAGCGATGCTCCGTCCCGAGTCGTGCTGCCGAGTCAAGAGCGCCG GAACGTGCTGTCCAAGAGCTGGGACGAAGCGAAGCAGCAGATACACGGCGACAGCTGCCTGGACAGCGTCCTCAGCTCGGTGCGCCGCACGtggtcgtcgtcggcggcgtggCACTGCTCGCCTCCATAGGGCTGCTGCTTGCAGTGGCCACGACACGGGAATACATGAACGGATTACGgcggcccaagcaggcgccggaCGCCAGCTGCCAGCGCTTGCCCTACTATCAGTAA